The genomic window CGTACTGGTGGTAAGAGACTGACTTGAGAAAGCCGTTTTGGTCCAAACCATCTTGAAGAGCCTCCTCTCTGTTTGGGCCAGACAGTCAGTTTGGTCTTGAAAGACGACGACAGTGAAAGACCCACATGCTCCATTCCGGTTCCTTTGTGCCAGCTACAAGTAGGCCCTGGAAGAACCGCTTCTTTGCGAGGCCATACTTATTGTGCTTGAGAACGTGTTTCGAAGCCTTTGTAGCATACTGATTCCACTCATTCACATAGTCCTTGAGAGAATAACCTTCGCTCCGGTGTCCAAAGCGAACCATGAGGTCTGGTTCGTTGCCAATCTCGAAGCTTTCAAGCTTGCCTTTGACATTGTCCACGACAATCTTGGCAACCTCGAGAGCATTCTCAAGGCCGCCTTTCCTGCCAAACGTGTTGCCCATGTTGAGTTGCCATGACCAGCGAGTGCCGGGGAAGTTGTGAAATCCATCAAAGAAGCCAGGACCGATATAAACCATGTCTGGAATTCCATACTGCGTGGTGAAAGATTCGGTCGTATTCCACCAGTTATACGCGCCAGTTTCTTGGCTTGCATTGTACCAGACACGGTCCCTGATAATCATGAGTCAAACTCTTGCTTTATGGTTCTGGAAGTCTTACGTTGATGTGCCGCCTACACGGACAAAGGGATGAGAACCCGTCTTTGAGTAGAGCAAGTCAAAGATGTCACGAGAAAATAGGTTGGGATGGGTTGAATTTCCTAGGCGGATACGAAGCATGTGAGCATTTGAAAGATTCAAAGGAACCTTGAAGTAGTGCTTTACCTGTATAGTCGACAAAAAAGTGAGCTggaaaggagaaggacgCAAAATCGTGAGGGATAATCCATGAAGCACCAACTGGGAGCTTGTCAGGGGATGTGATCTTGATGGGTTCTGAGAAGGCCTGGGCGGCTGTGGTGCAGCACAGGGCCACAGCAAGGGCCGAACCAAGGACTGAAGCCATTTCGAATATTCAGTATTGAAGACAGAGTTGATTGGGTTTGCCTATTTCTCTCGGATCCTGGCCCTTCTTATACATGCCTAAGATAGCAGAGGTACCGCTGATCCTAGCCGTCTAGTTCTTCAACTCGCCCTACTATCCCTGGTAACTACTCATTTCAGCAATAATACCAAGATCGCTAGAAAGAATCATGACTAGAAAACGCCATTTGGATCCAATATGTCGAAGTTGAGTCGCCGGGGTGAAGGATTTAATACCGCCGGTCTTCGCACCGGAACTCGCACGCTAGCTTCGGCTTTCGGCCCGCGGACTTCGCACGCGATGGTGCAATGGCGCGTGGAGAGGTAAGAGGGTCGCGGGGAAGAGGCTTGGGCTAGAACTTGACGTTGTAACTTTCCACTCAGTTGGGTCGAGGCTAGGCGGCATGTTTATGGCCTCGTGAGTGATTGCTCGGTTATCTTCCTGGTCGACGCCGTCATCTGGTGGCCCTTGTCGGCTTGGAAGCGTGTTTGCGGGGTCACACACGGCTGAGAGTTGCGGATACTACAGCTGGAAACATGACAGACGGATAGGAGTAACTGGGAATGGCCAGAGAAATTGATGCAAGAGTCCGTTATCCGCCAACCTTGGATCAATGGATCAACCAATGTCGGTCTCGGAACGCAGTGCGTCCACTGACGCCCCAGAAACTAGACCTGGTAAGCCTCAGTGAATGGGCAATGCAGGGCCTTTGACTAACACGGGAGAAAGTTGCAGGGTGCCTAGTCTGCCGGTCACGAAaggttggtgatgtcgaCGGCTCCCCTCGCCTCCTCACAACTGAGAACTGACATAAACAACACCAGGTGCGATGCGACAAGTCACTCCCCAGCTGCCGGAGATGCAACCGATTAGGAGTTGCATGCCCTGGTTATGAGCCAGATCACGGCTCCATGTCCAGGTCCGAGATGCTCAAGTCGACAGACGACATCTTCAAGGCGGCTGGAGTTGACAAGCGTCGGATAGGGTCGTGCAACGAGTGTCGGACATCCAAGAGTCGGTGCACCAGAACGAGACCTACATGTCAACGATGTAGAATGAGAGGTCTCAGTTGTGTCTACCGAGGACTCGGTGCCGACAAAGACTCGAGTGTCAGTCCCTCAGACCTTGCTTCTCAGAACGGCCCTGAAGAGATGACAGAGGTGAAATCTGGGTGAGTTTCTCAATCTCGACAATGGAACAGTCAATGACCAAGTAGACTGTACTCGGATGTCATCCCAGAAGATCCTTCCTTGCTCTCCCGCCTCATTAATACGTATTTCGATCGCTTTCATCACCTGAGATGTCTAGCGTTCATTCACAAACCATCGTTCATGCACTCAATGGCTCGAGCCAGTGTCATTCAGGACTATAGCGAATCTCTGCTGTACGCCATGTGCGCTTTGAGCGCGAGGTACACTTCACACTCTTCCACTTTAAGCTGTTCTAACCTCTCTAGATGTATTTATCTTGACTCTTTACATGCCTCATCAGAGCCAAACCATGAACCTGGGCCTGTCCCGGGCGATGTGTGGGCCGAAAAGGCACGCAAGATGGTGTTTGACGAAATTCACCTCCCGACCATTCACCAAATAATGGTACGTCGAAAGTCGGCAATTCGGTGGCAACGATCTTACATATATAGACCATGATTCTTCTCTGCGAGTATGGGCTGAGGAATGACCAACACTCACTAGTGTTCATGCTCTGTGGCTGCGTGTTCCGCGCTATGCGTCTTCTCGGCCTGGACAGTCCCCCGCAACACCTCCAAGCGACGACTCAACTGTCTGGAAATCTTGAACAAGAGATTAACCACAGGATAGTATGGGCGTGCTACACAATTGATGTTCTTCTATCATCAGGGGTCGACAAGAACTCTTCTTGGCGGGAAGACATTCCTCAGGTGCCATTGCCGTGCTCCGACAAGGACTTTTTACTTCAGACACCATCACACAAGACGTTTCTACCCGTTATCGAACAGGAAGACATGTCAACATTCGTAAAGGATCTCGATCTCTTACCACTGGTCACAGTGTTGGTTAGATTGCGAGGCGAAGTCCTTCGGTAACTCATTGTGTTCCTCCACTTGTGATGTCACTAACAATTGACAGGATCATCCGAACCTTGCCGCCCACTGACACAAACATATGGGACTCGTCTTCACCGTTCATGCTTCTTATCAGGGAGCTTGACACTTTCTACGAGAGTCTTCCAGACAGACTCCAGATCACTGAGCTCAACACTTACATACACAAGGACCAGCACTCGATCGGAGCTCTCTTCTACCTCCACCTGATGTATAATGCCGCCATCTTTGATCTCACGAGGATATCCCTAGCCGGATTCAGCTTTCCCCTAGCTGCGGCGTTCCAGCACGCGCCACCCGAGTTCCGTTCTCAGTGTCAAGAACGTTGTCGCTTCCACGCTGCAGCAGTCTCCGATATCGTCCGGCAAGGGCTCGCACATGGTCGTGTCGCCTTCGATGACAACTTCTGCGCAGATGCGGCGCTCGAGTCTAGTAAAGTGCAGATCATCCATTCAGCGACGGTGGCAAACGATGACCAGTCTACGGAGAAAACGAGGCAGAACTTGAGGACAACACTTCAACTATTTGACATTGTACAAGCGAATCAGGATGGTCAGAGTACATATGTGAGTCTACATTGTCTTCGAAGAAGTCCAGATACTCACACTCTAGGCAGGTCCGGACGCTATTGCCTCTATGCATTCTCTTTGGCTTCCGTGACATTGCAGAGGAATGGCGAGACTCTCAAACGTATGTGCAATTACACAACTACCCACCTCCCAGACTAACCATGCTTTCAGACCACACCGCATGTCACCTGAAGTAACTGGCACCGCAGAGGTTCACCACCTGGTCAGCTTCGCCCCGTTCCGTCGAGCGCAGACAGAGATAAAGGCTCGCCAGAGCGCCAGTCCGAAAACAATTTCTTCGTCTGCAATCTCAGCTTCGCAACCTGCGCGACGTACAAACGAGGAGAGGCCGCCTATCAACTCTGTCGACAATGCTAGCCCTGGTCAGCATCTCGTCGCAGCTCCCAATCCAGAACCTATTGCTCCTCACAACCAAGCAATGGAGGTCATTGCACAGGGGATGGATACAGGTCAGATGGAGATGACGGATCTACACATGGTCCATCCTTCTATGGAGGACTATATCCGGACAGCGGGTGAAATGTCAGACTATCTGACATGGAACATGTCTGAAATGCCTGATCTGTCCATCTGGACTGACTTTGGGGGCCAAGATCCATCTTCTGGCTGACAGCTGAAGTGTCGCTTTTACTAGACATCTTAGTATACCCACAGAAACTAGCAATTGCAAATCTATACATACTGATAACTGCCAAAATGTTTACGGTACAGACGGAATGACACCTTTGAGTCTCTCTGGAGTGATCTCGGGCCTACCGATGTACTTGATCCACGCATAAGGGTCTTCCAGCTCATCCACCAAAGTCGTCTTTGCATCGCCCTGAACGCCAGCCTCGTACTCACCAGCCAAGCCCACAACTCCCACGTCCTTCTTATACTCCTCCCACAGCTCGAGCATTTCTTTGAGAAGCTGAGGATGCTTCTCAGAAAGATCGTCCACTTCTCCGGGGTCCTCCCGTATGTTGAAGAGCTCCCACCTCTGTGGACCCTTTGGTGCTGGGACAAATGTGATCTTCCAGTCGCCGCGTCGTAGAGCCCCTGATCCGGCAATCTCGAATCCCATCACATAGTCTTGGTCGTGCACCTGCGCCTTGGAGCTTCCTTCTGTGTCATGGACGAGTGAGAGGAATCTCGTCCAGCTACGGCCGCGAAGAGGTGCAATCTCTCTGCCTTTGTAATGTGTCCCAGGGTGCTTCAACTTCGCTAGGTCGAGAACAGTCGGTACAATGTCCATGACGGTGCAGAACGCGTCCGTGATGACTCCGTTTCCGTCTGCAGATGATATACCCATGCTGACGGGTGGCCTCACCACAAGAGGAACTCGACATCCGCCCTCTGTTGAATGCATCTTATAGAGTCGAGAGGGGGCTGTTGCCGCTTGAGCCCAGCGACAGCCATACCAGACGAAGCTGTTCCCACGGCCGATATTCTCCAGGCTGTTGTCGTAGTACTTTTCCACATGAGCCATAATGCTATCACCAACGATAGGTTGAGCTTCGTAACTCGCCCCTTCGGCACCATTGTCGCTCATGAACAAGATAAACGTGTTATCGTACTCGCCGGTCTTGCGAAGATAGTCGACAACGCGGCCAATGTTCCAGTCCATGCGATCAACCATACCAGCATAGACCTCCATTGCACGGCTCGAGGCCTTCCGGGTGTCTTCAGGGAGATCATTCCAGTTCTCTGGCCTCCCGTCTATTATCACCACATGATGAGGGTTCACGCCCGGGTCAACCATGCCAAGCTCCTTGAGTCTCGCCAGTCTTTTCTGTCTCAGCGCCTCAGGGCCATCGTCATAGAGGCCGCGGTATTTGTCGCATACCTCCTTGGGTGCTTGAAGAGGCCAGTGTGGCGCGCTAAAGGGAAGATAAGCAAAGAATGACTGCTCTTTCTCCTCTGCTGTCCGGTTCTCCAGATATGACATGAGCTTGTCCGCATATGCATCGCTGCTGTAAAAGTCGTCTGGTAGCCGACCGAGGACTCTCTCATCCTCAACGTGGAGAGCACGAGTCGCAGTCTCAAAGAACTTTCCTGGCTCCGTCGCAGGATCTTTGTACTGAGGTTCATAGGCGTAGTGGTTGGCGCACCCCGGGAGAAGGGCGAATGATTTCTTGAAGCCGCGCTGTATGGGGTGATGTTCTGGCTTGAGGCCGAGATGCCATTTTCCAGACATGCAGGTAAAGTAGCCGCCGTCAGATAGAAGCTCTGGGAGTGCCACAACGCGTTGGTTGAGGTAGCCCTCATGACCCGGCTTTCCATAGTGAGCTGGGGATGCGCGAGTGATTTCTTGGAGTTGACCGAGTCCAGCAATGTGATGGTCAGTTCCTGTATTTCGGTCAGTTTCAACAGCAAGTATAATACTCGAGAGATGAATTCTTACCAGTCATCAGCATCGATCGCGTTGGGGAACACGCTGCAGCAACATGATAGTTGGTATATCGAAGAGCACCGCTCTCAGTCGCCAAGGCGTCAATGTTGGGCGTCTCAATCTCCGAGCCAAAGCAACCGCAGTCGCTAAAGCCCAGGTCGTCGGCAACGATGATGAGAAAGTTTGGTCGCTTCTCCGCCATTGTCTTCTCTTTCAATTGGCTCAGGATGAAGCTATTcaaggttggagatgaggtGCTTGGGCAACCGTCCCATGATATGTCTCAACGTGAGCGATATCGTGTAAAATGAGCACGCAATGGACCTCGACGAGGGGCACCCCTTGTATTCCCATTAGTCTACAGCAAGGATTCCTCTCGGGGCTTCAACAGGCGCTCGATCAAAAGCCCCGTGATAATCGCCGGAACTCGCTCCGGAACTCGCAGGCCCGCCACCGGCTTTCGCATCATCTCCCCACATCCCATCCACGGACTTCGCACTCAACGACCCGCAACCTTACTCCCTACAACGCAGGTTCAAGGTTATTCGGCTTGCCCATGGGGTAATTGCTACGATGATGTGATCTAAGTTAGCTCTTGTGCCATTTCCGGCCCTAGCTCTGGGGTCCTGGGGCTTGTATATATACCAAGCTCAAACATACGAGACCAGACCATCCAAGAGCCCAGGTCGATCAGGTCTCTTGTGTTTCATATTCCTCTTGGCTCACATATATCTCTTGATTGAGGCTCAACAGAAGACTTGAGTGCCGATCCCGTCAACATGGCAGGAAAGGAGTCCGGCAGCCATGGGGCAAACGACAATCTGTCGCCGGCTCAGCGACTGAAGCACTTTAACGGGATGCTTGTTTTCATCATGATGTGAGCCAACTGTTCTCAAAACCTGACACAAGACACTGACTTGAATAGATACTTGGCATTTTGCGCCTTCAACTTTGGCTTCGATGTCGGAACCTTTAGTGGCGTCCAAGCTATGCACAGCTTCACCAGCATGTTTGGCGAGTGCGACGACAAGAACGTTTGTGCTCTTCCTGGATGGCTTTCTTCAGTCATGACAGCTACACCTTTTCTCGGCAAAGCAGCGGTATGCTTCTCGCTAAAAATTCATATGCCGCTAATCATGATGCTGACGCTCACTTCAGGGTTGCATCGCCTGTGGTTGGATTGCTGAGAAATGGGGTCGTCGAGCCGCCATTCTCGGCATCTGCCTTGTCTCTTTTGTGTAAGTTATGCTGGAAATGGTTCAGTACTTCAACTGACGCTCACCTCTAGCGGAGTTGCTCTTCAGACGAGCGCCACCACGGCAGCCCAGTTCACCATTGGCCGAATCATCACATTCGGCATGACAGGCATGGCCATCGTCGTGATTCCAATCTACTCGGCCGAAGTCTCCCCCAAGGTTCTTCGTGGAATGTTTGCTTCGACAATCCAGGTCATGATCATCTTTGGTCAGGTCATCTCAACACTCGTCACCTACGGCACCAAGAGCATGGAGAGCGCCGCAGGGTGGCGTATCCCCATTGGTCTTCAGCTTCTAGTGcccgccatcatcttctgcctcttgcccttcttgccaGAGTCACCTCGCTGGCTGTTGAGCAGGAACAGAAGGGATTTGGCCGTGGTGAGCATGAAGAAGCTGAGAAAGTCTGCTACCGACGAGGATATCCAAACTGAGATTGAGGCATTGGCTTATGCGCACGCTCATGAAGAAAAGGGCACCTGGGGAGAGGTATTTGATAAGAGCAACCGCGTGAGTACATTTCCCGGGTCGAAAAGTGtagaaaatactaataatgtCATCAGGTTCGAACTGGCGTTGCCGTCCTGGCCATGTTTGGCCAACAGATCACAGGCCAGGCGTTCCCATCCCAGTACGGCGTCATCTTCTATCAGTCTCAAGGTTACGGCGATCGTTCGTTCCTGTTTAATGTCATTTCCAACATTATTGGTATGGTTGGTGTCATTCTCACCTGGTTCTACATCGATACCACGGGACGCCGCCCGGTCATCATGGTCGGTGGTTTCCTGATGGGGGTGTTCCTGATGATCCTGGGAGGCGTGGGATCCATCGATGCGAAGAGCATCAACCACCACGAAAAGGAACTCATGGTGTCTTCACTTATGCTCTTTCAGTTCTTTTACAGTCTGTCGTGGGCTCCATGGTAAGTCCATATGAAAATCTCTGTCTGAAAGAGATAAAATATCTAACCTTTCACAGTTCATATGTTGTCCTCTCAGAAACGGCCGCGCTTCGTCTCAAGGAAAAGACCAACCTCTTTGCGAGCGCCATCTCTGTGCTGACAACCTTTGTCACCTCATTTACCATGCCATatctcatcaacgccaaaTATGCAAACCTTGGTGGAAAGGTCGGCTTCATCTATGGATCCATCAACTTTATCATGGTGGTGgcaaccttcttcttcatccctgAGCTCAAGAGCAGGAccttggaggaggtggaTCAGCTCTTTG from Fusarium falciforme chromosome 2, complete sequence includes these protein-coding regions:
- a CDS encoding MFS domain-containing protein, with translation MAGKESGSHGANDNLSPAQRLKHFNGMLVFIMIYLAFCAFNFGFDVGTFSGVQAMHSFTSMFGECDDKNVCALPGWLSSVMTATPFLGKAAGCIACGWIAEKWGRRAAILGICLVSFVGVALQTSATTAAQFTIGRIITFGMTGMAIVVIPIYSAEVSPKVLRGMFASTIQVMIIFGQVISTLVTYGTKSMESAAGWRIPIGLQLLVPAIIFCLLPFLPESPRWLLSRNRRDLAVVSMKKLRKSATDEDIQTEIEALAYAHAHEEKGTWGEVFDKSNRVRTGVAVLAMFGQQITGQAFPSQYGVIFYQSQGYGDRSFLFNVISNIIGMVGVILTWFYIDTTGRRPVIMVGGFLMGVFLMILGGVGSIDAKSINHHEKELMVSSLMLFQFFYSLSWAPCSYVVLSETAALRLKEKTNLFASAISVLTTFVTSFTMPYLINAKYANLGGKVGFIYGSINFIMVVATFFFIPELKSRTLEEVDQLFASGAPLRKFSAISTKSATEMYEEEVKQGGAEVNERVDKMEVA
- a CDS encoding Sulfatase domain-containing protein, producing the protein MAEKRPNFLIIVADDLGFSDCGCFGSEIETPNIDALATESGALRYTNYHVAAACSPTRSMLMTGTDHHIAGLGQLQEITRASPAHYGKPGHEGYLNQRVVALPELLSDGGYFTCMSGKWHLGLKPEHHPIQRGFKKSFALLPGCANHYAYEPQYKDPATEPGKFFETATRALHVEDERVLGRLPDDFYSSDAYADKLMSYLENRTAEEKEQSFFAYLPFSAPHWPLQAPKEVCDKYRGLYDDGPEALRQKRLARLKELGMVDPGVNPHHVVIIDGRPENWNDLPEDTRKASSRAMEVYAGMVDRMDWNIGRVVDYLRKTGEYDNTFILFMSDNGAEGASYEAQPIVGDSIMAHVEKYYDNSLENIGRGNSFVWYGCRWAQAATAPSRLYKMHSTEGGCRVPLVVRPPVSMGISSADGNGVITDAFCTVMDIVPTVLDLAKLKHPGTHYKGREIAPLRGRSWTRFLSLVHDTEGSSKAQVHDQDYVMGFEIAGSGALRRGDWKITFVPAPKGPQRWELFNIREDPGEVDDLSEKHPQLLKEMLELWEEYKKDVGVVGLAGEYEAGVQGDAKTTLVDELEDPYAWIKYIGRPEITPERLKGVIPSVP